One genomic segment of Burkholderia multivorans ATCC BAA-247 includes these proteins:
- a CDS encoding colicin immunity protein, giving the protein MKFDLQRRYESADDFFALEGSVVMKLSAGAAIEICERAAEQGLVVSRVEGGIWHFPGFEARLDCIWDGADPPVDSTAANQNNLAAADFIRAESNVHDVFVVTAPHMAGW; this is encoded by the coding sequence ATGAAATTCGATCTTCAACGGCGTTACGAATCAGCGGACGATTTCTTCGCGCTGGAAGGAAGTGTTGTGATGAAATTGTCAGCCGGCGCGGCAATTGAGATTTGCGAACGTGCAGCCGAGCAAGGTTTGGTTGTGTCTCGCGTGGAAGGCGGGATTTGGCATTTTCCTGGGTTCGAAGCCAGACTTGATTGCATTTGGGATGGAGCTGATCCGCCCGTTGATTCCACTGCAGCAAACCAGAACAATCTTGCTGCGGCGGACTTCATTCGCGCAGAGAGCAATGTGCACGATGTGTTCGTGGTTACCGCACCGCATATGGCGGGCTGGTGA